One stretch of Jiangella gansuensis DSM 44835 DNA includes these proteins:
- a CDS encoding cation diffusion facilitator family transporter, with translation MATEGGTKAVLAALLANTGIAITKFIAFALTGASSMLAEAVHSVADAGNQVLLLVGGRRAQRKATPEHPFGYGRVRYVFAFIVSIVLFSIGGLFALYEAYHKYEEVHAGHPNELLESRWWWVPIAVLVAAIIMETFSLRTAVIESNRVRQGASWVRFVRRAKSPELPVILLEDIGALLGLVFALIGVGMALITDNAYWDVAGTAAIGVLLVIIAVILAIEMSSLLIGEGAAAENVKAIHAAAIAGDDIGRVIHLRTLYTGPEELLVAAKLAVRRDQTGEQIAAAIDGAEARIRAAVPEATHIYLEPDLDRAARSAPSP, from the coding sequence ATGGCCACTGAAGGTGGTACCAAGGCAGTCCTCGCCGCGCTCCTGGCCAACACCGGCATCGCGATCACCAAGTTCATCGCGTTCGCACTGACGGGGGCGTCCTCGATGCTCGCCGAGGCGGTGCACTCCGTCGCCGACGCCGGCAACCAGGTGCTGCTGCTGGTCGGCGGCCGCCGGGCGCAGCGCAAGGCGACGCCGGAGCACCCGTTCGGCTACGGCCGGGTGCGGTACGTGTTCGCGTTCATCGTGTCCATCGTGTTGTTCAGCATCGGTGGCCTGTTCGCGCTGTACGAGGCGTACCACAAGTACGAAGAGGTGCACGCCGGTCACCCGAACGAGCTGCTGGAGAGCCGGTGGTGGTGGGTGCCCATCGCGGTGCTGGTCGCCGCCATCATCATGGAGACGTTCTCGCTGCGTACCGCGGTCATCGAGTCGAACCGGGTCCGTCAGGGCGCCTCGTGGGTGCGGTTCGTACGCCGGGCGAAGTCGCCGGAGCTGCCGGTGATCCTGCTCGAGGACATCGGTGCGCTGCTGGGCCTGGTGTTCGCTCTGATCGGCGTGGGCATGGCCCTGATCACGGACAACGCGTACTGGGACGTCGCCGGTACCGCGGCCATCGGGGTGCTGCTGGTGATCATCGCCGTCATCCTGGCCATCGAGATGTCCAGCCTGCTGATCGGCGAGGGCGCGGCGGCGGAGAACGTCAAGGCCATCCACGCCGCGGCGATCGCCGGCGACGACATCGGGCGCGTCATCCACCTGCGCACGCTCTACACCGGCCCGGAGGAGTTGCTGGTGGCGGCGAAGCTGGCGGTGCGTCGCGACCAGACGGGCGAACAGATCGCCGCGGCCATCGACGGCGCCGAGGCGCGCATCCGGGCGGCGGTGCCGGAGGCCACCCACATCTACCTCGAACCCGACCTCGACCGGGCCGCACGCTCCGCGCCTTCCCCATGA
- the ahcY gene encoding adenosylhomocysteinase, which yields MSVDFKVADLSLAEFGRREIRLAEHEMPGLMAMRAEYGESKPLTGARITGSLHMTVQTAVLIETLVALGAEVRWASCNIFSTQDHAAAAIAVGPDGTVDAPAGVPVFAWKGETLEEYWWCTEQALRWPDTGSGSGGPNMILDDGGDATLLVHKGVEFEKAGAVPAPAEGDPDEWRVVLGVLQRSLAEAPGRWTAMAQEIKGVTEETTTGVHRLYEMMRDGALLFSGINVNDSVTKSKFDNKYGCRHSLIDGINRATDVLIGGKVAVVCGYGDVGKGCAESLRGQGARVVVTEIDPICALQAAMDGYEVTTLDDVIERADIVITATGNRDVITAEHLSRAKHQAIIGNIGHFDNEIDMAGLAAVPGVTRTEIKPQVHEWRFPDGHTVIVLSEGRLLNLGNATGHPSFVMSNSFTNQVLAQIELFTKSQDYPLGVYTLPKHLDEKVARLHLDALGVKLTELTPAQAGYLGIPVDGPYKSEHYRY from the coding sequence ATGTCCGTCGACTTCAAGGTCGCTGACCTGTCGCTGGCCGAGTTCGGCCGTCGTGAGATCCGCCTGGCCGAACACGAGATGCCCGGTCTGATGGCCATGCGCGCCGAGTACGGGGAGAGCAAGCCGCTGACCGGTGCCCGCATCACCGGATCGCTGCACATGACCGTGCAGACCGCGGTGTTGATCGAGACGCTCGTGGCGCTCGGCGCCGAGGTCCGGTGGGCGTCGTGCAACATCTTCTCCACCCAGGACCACGCGGCCGCGGCGATCGCGGTCGGCCCGGACGGCACGGTGGACGCGCCGGCGGGGGTGCCGGTGTTCGCCTGGAAGGGCGAGACGCTGGAGGAGTACTGGTGGTGCACCGAGCAGGCTCTACGGTGGCCCGACACTGGTTCTGGCTCTGGCGGCCCGAACATGATTCTCGACGACGGCGGCGACGCCACGCTGCTGGTCCACAAGGGCGTCGAGTTCGAGAAGGCCGGTGCTGTCCCGGCGCCGGCGGAGGGCGACCCCGACGAGTGGCGGGTCGTGCTGGGGGTGCTGCAGCGGTCGCTGGCCGAGGCCCCCGGCCGCTGGACGGCGATGGCTCAGGAGATCAAGGGCGTGACCGAGGAGACCACGACCGGGGTGCACCGTCTCTACGAGATGATGCGCGACGGGGCGTTGTTGTTCTCGGGGATCAACGTGAACGACTCGGTCACGAAGAGCAAGTTCGACAACAAGTACGGGTGCCGGCACTCGCTGATCGACGGCATCAACCGGGCCACCGATGTGCTCATCGGCGGCAAGGTCGCGGTGGTGTGCGGCTACGGCGACGTCGGCAAGGGGTGCGCGGAGTCGCTGCGCGGTCAGGGCGCCCGCGTCGTGGTGACCGAGATCGACCCGATCTGCGCGCTGCAGGCGGCCATGGACGGCTACGAGGTCACCACACTCGACGACGTCATCGAGCGGGCCGACATCGTCATCACCGCGACCGGGAACCGCGACGTCATCACGGCGGAGCACCTGTCGCGGGCCAAGCACCAGGCCATCATCGGCAACATCGGTCACTTCGACAACGAGATCGACATGGCCGGTCTGGCCGCGGTGCCGGGTGTGACACGCACGGAGATCAAGCCCCAGGTGCACGAGTGGCGGTTCCCCGACGGGCACACCGTGATCGTGCTGTCGGAAGGCCGGCTGCTGAACCTCGGCAACGCGACCGGGCACCCGTCGTTCGTGATGTCGAACTCCTTCACCAACCAGGTCCTGGCCCAGATCGAGCTGTTCACGAAGAGCCAGGACTACCCGCTGGGCGTGTACACGCTGCCCAAGCATCTGGACGAGAAGGTGGCCCGGCTGCACCTGGACGCGCTCGGGGTGAAACTCACCGAGCTGACCCCGGCTCAGGCGGGCTACCTCGGCATCCCGGTCGACGGGCCGTACAAGAGCGAGCACTACCGCTACTGA
- a CDS encoding RDD family protein produces MSDLVTGEAVPLELRLAKLPSRALALVLDGILLAAVGLGLLLLFTQVVPDVDVALASAMLIAGAVFVLVVIPTTIETLTRGKSVGKAAFGLRVVRDDGGPIRFRHALVRALAGVFADFLVTLGVGAVVCSLLNSRDKRIGDLLAGTVVVRERIPATTAPPPAVDPRLAAWAPTLELSRLPDQLAMAARTLLARAPQLAPEARDRLTTQLASEVASVVSPPPPPGTPPWAYLAAVLAERRRRDSLRFAPREGAGDGHVAAAAPEPRPASPHGDEQAERPRHDQGFAPPS; encoded by the coding sequence ATGAGCGACCTGGTCACCGGCGAGGCCGTCCCCTTGGAGCTGCGGCTGGCCAAGCTGCCGTCCCGAGCGCTCGCCCTCGTGCTGGACGGCATCCTGCTCGCCGCCGTCGGGCTCGGGCTGCTCCTGCTGTTCACCCAGGTCGTCCCGGACGTCGACGTCGCCCTGGCCAGCGCGATGCTGATCGCCGGCGCGGTGTTCGTGCTCGTCGTGATCCCGACCACCATCGAGACCCTGACCAGGGGCAAGTCAGTGGGTAAGGCCGCGTTCGGGCTGCGGGTGGTGCGCGACGACGGCGGGCCGATCCGGTTCCGGCATGCACTGGTCCGCGCCTTGGCCGGCGTCTTCGCCGACTTCCTCGTGACGCTCGGCGTCGGCGCCGTCGTGTGCTCGCTGCTGAATTCCCGGGACAAGCGGATCGGCGACCTGCTGGCCGGGACCGTCGTCGTCCGGGAACGCATCCCGGCGACGACGGCGCCCCCACCGGCCGTCGATCCGCGCCTGGCCGCCTGGGCGCCGACGCTGGAGCTGTCGCGGCTGCCGGACCAGCTGGCGATGGCTGCCCGCACCCTGCTCGCGCGGGCGCCGCAGCTCGCTCCGGAGGCACGCGACCGGCTCACCACGCAACTGGCGTCCGAGGTCGCATCCGTGGTCAGCCCTCCGCCGCCGCCAGGCACGCCGCCGTGGGCCTACCTGGCCGCGGTGCTGGCCGAGCGTCGCCGCCGGGACAGTCTCAGGTTCGCCCCGCGCGAAGGCGCCGGGGACGGGCACGTCGCCGCGGCCGCCCCCGAACCGCGGCCCGCGTCCCCGCATGGAGACGAACAGGCGGAGCGGCCCCGGCACGACCAGGGCTTCGCTCCGCCGTCCTGA
- a CDS encoding stage II sporulation protein M: MDLDAFVAAHRAEWDRLEQLARRRGRLSGPEADELVALYRAASTHLSTLRSAAPDPAVVGRLSALVARARTAISGAHDPGWRDVTRFLTVSFPAAVYLSRRWWVAVAVAFVAVSVAISWWVAANPSVQASIGAPEQIRQLVEHDFEDYYSENPAGSFAARVWVNNSWVAAACLALGVFLGIPVVYVLWMNVVNLAASAGLMAAAGRLDIFFGLITPHGLLELTAVFVAAGAGLRLGWTVIDPGPRSRATALAEVGRATIGMAVGLAGVLLVSGVIEAFVTPSGLPTWGRIAIGVVAEVLFLAYVWVYGRRAVLAGEVGDVDRGERADTLPVAG; encoded by the coding sequence GTGGACCTCGACGCGTTCGTCGCCGCGCACCGCGCCGAATGGGACCGGCTGGAACAGCTGGCCCGAAGGCGCGGCCGGCTGAGCGGTCCGGAGGCCGACGAGCTGGTCGCGCTGTACCGAGCCGCGTCCACGCACCTGTCCACGCTGCGTTCCGCGGCACCCGACCCGGCCGTCGTCGGGAGACTGTCGGCGCTGGTGGCGCGGGCCCGGACGGCCATCTCCGGCGCGCACGACCCGGGCTGGCGCGACGTCACCCGCTTCCTCACCGTCAGCTTCCCGGCGGCGGTGTACCTGAGCCGCCGATGGTGGGTCGCGGTGGCGGTGGCGTTCGTCGCGGTGTCGGTGGCCATCTCGTGGTGGGTGGCCGCCAACCCGAGCGTGCAGGCGTCCATCGGCGCGCCGGAGCAGATCCGCCAGCTGGTCGAGCACGATTTCGAGGACTACTACTCCGAGAATCCGGCGGGGTCGTTCGCGGCCCGGGTCTGGGTCAACAACTCCTGGGTGGCGGCGGCCTGCCTGGCGCTGGGGGTGTTCCTCGGCATCCCGGTCGTGTACGTGCTGTGGATGAACGTCGTCAACCTGGCGGCGTCGGCCGGGCTGATGGCCGCGGCCGGCCGCCTCGACATCTTCTTCGGGCTCATCACCCCGCACGGGCTGCTGGAGCTGACGGCGGTGTTCGTCGCGGCCGGCGCCGGGCTCCGGCTGGGCTGGACCGTCATCGACCCCGGGCCGCGCAGCCGGGCCACGGCGCTTGCGGAGGTCGGCCGGGCCACCATCGGCATGGCGGTCGGACTGGCCGGGGTGCTGCTGGTGTCCGGCGTCATCGAAGCGTTCGTGACCCCGTCCGGGCTGCCGACCTGGGGCCGCATCGCCATCGGGGTCGTCGCCGAGGTGCTGTTCCTCGCCTACGTCTGGGTGTACGGACGGCGGGCGGTGCTGGCCGGTGAGGTCGGCGACGTCGACCGCGGCGAGCGCGCCGACACGCTCCCCGTCGCCGGCTGA
- a CDS encoding DUF58 domain-containing protein gives MVVSGRVALLAALGVVVVAVAAPSAGGVVVVSAVVVALALLDAALAGSPRQLRLERRGDETVRLDEAATVALAVVNTGRRPVRGVLRDAWPPSAGVVAGSDRSAVDIGPGGRQTVQTVLRPTRRGDRRSDRVTVRSFGPLGLAGRQGSHSSPWTLRVLPPFRARRHLPSRLSRLREIDGRSALRVRGQGTEFDSLREYVIGDDTRSIDWRATARRGDVVVRTWRPERDRHVLIVLDTGRTSAGRVGDEPRLDAAIDTALLLGALAARAGDRVDLLAHDRRVRAEVARPAPGDVLRRMVDAVATLEPELLETDYRALAAQVMARAGRHAFVVIVTGLDSSAVELGLLPVIGQLTRRHTVLVASVADPRLAALARGRGDADAVYTAAAAEHDRLARARVAELLSRRGAHVVDAAPADLPPAVADRYLELKATGRL, from the coding sequence ATGGTGGTCTCGGGCCGGGTGGCGCTGCTCGCGGCGCTGGGTGTGGTCGTCGTGGCGGTGGCCGCGCCGTCCGCCGGCGGCGTCGTGGTCGTCTCCGCCGTCGTGGTGGCGCTGGCACTCCTCGACGCCGCGCTCGCCGGCTCACCCCGGCAGCTGCGGCTCGAGCGACGCGGCGACGAGACCGTCCGGCTGGACGAGGCGGCCACCGTCGCCCTCGCCGTCGTGAACACCGGGCGGCGCCCGGTGCGGGGTGTCCTGCGCGACGCCTGGCCGCCGTCGGCCGGTGTGGTCGCGGGGTCCGACCGCTCCGCCGTCGACATCGGGCCCGGCGGCCGGCAGACCGTGCAGACCGTGCTGCGTCCCACCCGGCGCGGCGACCGCCGGTCCGACCGGGTGACGGTGCGCAGCTTCGGCCCGCTGGGACTGGCCGGGCGGCAGGGCTCGCACAGCTCGCCGTGGACGCTGCGGGTGCTGCCACCGTTCCGGGCCCGGCGACATCTACCGTCGCGGCTGAGCCGGCTGCGCGAGATCGACGGCCGTTCGGCGCTGCGGGTCCGCGGCCAGGGGACGGAGTTCGACTCCCTGCGCGAGTACGTCATCGGCGACGACACCCGCTCCATCGACTGGCGGGCGACGGCCCGGCGCGGCGACGTCGTCGTCCGGACCTGGCGGCCGGAGCGCGACCGGCACGTGCTGATCGTCCTCGACACCGGGCGGACCTCGGCCGGCCGGGTGGGCGACGAGCCACGCCTGGACGCCGCCATCGACACCGCGCTGCTGCTCGGCGCGCTGGCCGCCCGCGCCGGGGACCGCGTCGACCTGCTCGCCCACGACCGCAGGGTGCGCGCCGAGGTGGCGCGCCCAGCTCCGGGCGACGTGCTGCGCCGCATGGTCGACGCCGTCGCCACGCTGGAGCCGGAACTGTTGGAGACCGACTACCGGGCGCTGGCCGCGCAGGTCATGGCCCGGGCCGGCCGGCACGCCTTCGTCGTGATCGTCACCGGCCTGGACTCCAGCGCCGTCGAGCTCGGGCTGCTGCCGGTGATCGGGCAGCTCACCCGCCGACACACGGTGCTGGTGGCGTCGGTGGCCGACCCCCGGTTGGCCGCGCTGGCTCGCGGACGGGGCGACGCGGACGCCGTCTACACCGCGGCCGCCGCCGAGCACGACCGGCTGGCCCGGGCCCGGGTGGCCGAACTGCTGTCCCGCCGAGGCGCTCACGTCGTCGACGCCGCCCCCGCGGACCTGCCGCCCGCCGTCGCCGACCGCTACCTCGAGCTCAAGGCCACCGGCCGCCTCTGA
- a CDS encoding AAA family ATPase produces MTDASITAPAEPAREALTSVRQEVAKAVVGQDPAVTGLVIALLCRGHVLLEGVPGVAKTLLVRALAAALEVETKRVQFTPDLMPGDITGSLVYDARTAEFSFSAGPVFTNLLLADEINRTPPKTQAALLEAMEERQVSVDGEPRPLPDPFLVAATQNPIEYEGTYPLPEAQLDRFLLKLTVSVPERDDEVAVLRRHAEGFDPRDLDAAGVRTVAGPADLVAARDAVAAVRVEPDVLAYIVDICRATRTSPSVQLGVSPRGATALLKTARAWAWLSGRDFVTPDDVKALARPTLRHRLTLRPEAEMEGVAADSVLDTVLSTVAVPR; encoded by the coding sequence GTGACCGACGCGTCCATCACCGCACCGGCCGAACCGGCCCGCGAAGCCCTGACCAGCGTCCGGCAGGAGGTCGCGAAGGCGGTCGTCGGGCAGGACCCCGCCGTCACCGGCCTGGTCATCGCGTTGCTCTGCCGCGGCCACGTCCTGCTCGAAGGGGTGCCCGGGGTCGCCAAGACCCTCCTCGTCCGTGCCCTCGCGGCCGCCCTCGAGGTCGAGACGAAGCGGGTCCAGTTCACCCCGGATCTGATGCCCGGCGACATCACCGGCTCGCTCGTCTACGACGCGCGGACCGCGGAGTTCTCGTTCTCAGCCGGCCCGGTGTTCACCAACCTGCTGCTCGCCGACGAGATCAACCGCACTCCGCCGAAGACCCAGGCGGCGCTGCTGGAGGCGATGGAGGAGCGCCAGGTGTCCGTCGACGGTGAACCCCGTCCGCTGCCGGATCCGTTCCTCGTGGCGGCCACCCAGAACCCGATCGAGTACGAGGGCACGTATCCGCTGCCGGAGGCCCAGCTCGACCGGTTCCTGCTGAAGCTCACCGTCTCCGTCCCGGAGCGGGACGACGAGGTCGCGGTGCTGCGCCGGCACGCCGAGGGTTTCGACCCGCGCGACCTGGACGCCGCCGGTGTGCGCACCGTCGCCGGCCCGGCCGACCTGGTGGCGGCGCGCGATGCGGTCGCGGCCGTGCGGGTCGAGCCGGACGTCCTCGCGTACATCGTCGACATCTGCCGGGCCACCCGCACGTCGCCGTCGGTGCAGCTGGGTGTCTCCCCGCGTGGCGCGACGGCGCTGCTCAAGACCGCGCGGGCGTGGGCCTGGCTGTCCGGGCGCGACTTCGTCACTCCCGACGACGTCAAGGCGCTGGCCCGCCCGACCCTGCGGCACCGGCTGACGCTGCGCCCGGAGGCGGAGATGGAGGGTGTGGCGGCCGACTCCGTCCTCGACACCGTCCTGTCCACCGTCGCCGTGCCGCGCTAG
- a CDS encoding DUF4350 domain-containing protein has translation MTATTTAPRPDAATQPAESRPLDPTRSEHWRRWRRPLAVIALLLSTAIVLGIVQSRASRGFLDPDGVDASGARALAQLLEDQGVRISPVRTATDAVGLAGPDDTLLVTVPDLLTPEQVDRVVDTGARLVLVAARSSLTDFAPGLSPTTVAGAAETDPGCDLPAADRAGSARLGDTGYTGDVSRTGGARCYPVDGDPTLVVTATAGGSEAVLLGSADPLTNEHLDQDGNAALAMGLLGADDHLVWYRPVPETSDESSAPFTDQLPGWVTAAAWQLAVAVALAALWRARRLGRLVPEPLPVVVRASETTEGRARLYRRGRSREHAAALLRAAAIRRLRATAGGTGTSSGSGGTAPSGTAPGGTASGDVAALAAVLAERTGRSADDITALLAGPAPADDAGLVRLADDLDALERAGFAGPATSTRRDPRSP, from the coding sequence GTGACGGCGACGACGACGGCGCCCCGCCCGGACGCCGCAACGCAGCCGGCCGAGTCGCGGCCGCTCGACCCGACCCGCTCGGAACACTGGCGCCGGTGGCGGCGCCCGCTCGCCGTCATCGCGCTGCTGCTGAGCACGGCCATCGTGCTCGGCATCGTGCAGAGCCGCGCCAGCCGCGGTTTCCTCGACCCGGACGGCGTCGACGCCAGCGGCGCCCGGGCGCTGGCCCAGCTGCTCGAGGACCAGGGCGTCCGCATCAGCCCGGTCCGCACCGCTACCGACGCCGTCGGCCTCGCCGGACCGGACGACACCCTGCTCGTCACCGTCCCCGACCTCCTGACACCGGAGCAGGTGGACCGCGTGGTCGACACCGGCGCCCGGCTGGTGCTGGTGGCCGCCCGGTCCAGCCTCACCGACTTCGCGCCGGGGCTCTCGCCAACCACCGTGGCCGGGGCCGCGGAGACGGACCCCGGCTGCGACCTGCCGGCCGCGGACCGGGCCGGATCGGCCCGGCTCGGCGACACCGGGTACACCGGCGACGTCAGCCGCACCGGCGGCGCACGCTGCTACCCCGTCGACGGCGACCCGACGCTCGTGGTGACGGCCACCGCCGGTGGCAGCGAGGCGGTCCTGCTCGGCTCCGCCGACCCACTCACCAACGAGCACCTCGACCAGGACGGCAACGCGGCGCTCGCGATGGGCCTGCTCGGCGCGGACGACCACCTGGTCTGGTACCGGCCGGTGCCCGAGACCTCCGACGAGTCCAGTGCGCCGTTCACCGACCAGTTGCCCGGGTGGGTCACGGCCGCCGCCTGGCAGCTCGCGGTCGCCGTGGCGCTGGCCGCGCTGTGGCGGGCCCGGCGGCTGGGCCGGCTGGTGCCGGAGCCGCTGCCCGTCGTCGTCCGGGCCAGCGAGACCACCGAGGGACGGGCCCGGCTCTACCGGCGCGGGCGGTCGCGGGAACACGCCGCGGCGCTGCTCCGGGCGGCGGCGATCCGGCGGCTGCGCGCCACCGCAGGCGGCACCGGTACCAGCTCCGGCTCCGGCGGCACGGCCCCCAGCGGCACGGCCCCCGGCGGCACGGCTTCCGGCGACGTCGCCGCGCTGGCCGCGGTACTCGCCGAACGCACCGGCCGGTCCGCGGACGACATCACCGCCCTGCTGGCCGGACCGGCTCCGGCCGACGACGCCGGCCTGGTCCGCCTGGCCGACGACCTCGACGCCCTCGAGCGGGCCGGTTTCGCCGGCCCCGCGACGTCCACGAGAAGGGATCCCCGTTCACCGTGA
- a CDS encoding DUF4129 domain-containing protein: MIKASVPVDLGRDEARDLARDELSKPSYDRDEPLLSRVLRWFVEQIERLLEAATGAFSSRLAVAAIVAVVVMLAVVIVLRTGPLARRSARRLGPVLPDRRRTAAEHRASADAAAARSDWNTAVVERYRAVVSALEERGVLDTRSGRTADEAARETGAALAGVAEPMRRGASLFDAVRYGGADAVAADDAALRSLDDAVAAARPTTGAPTGPTLAVPS, encoded by the coding sequence GTGATCAAGGCGTCGGTTCCGGTCGACCTGGGTCGCGACGAGGCCCGTGACCTCGCCCGCGACGAACTGTCCAAGCCCTCGTACGACCGCGACGAGCCGCTGCTCTCCCGGGTACTGCGCTGGTTCGTGGAGCAGATCGAACGGCTTCTCGAGGCCGCCACGGGAGCGTTCTCCAGCCGGCTGGCGGTCGCCGCCATCGTGGCGGTCGTGGTGATGCTGGCGGTGGTCATCGTGCTGCGCACCGGTCCGCTGGCACGGCGGTCGGCTCGCCGGCTGGGCCCGGTCCTGCCCGATCGCCGCCGCACGGCCGCCGAGCATCGCGCCTCCGCCGATGCTGCCGCGGCCCGTTCCGACTGGAACACCGCGGTCGTCGAGCGGTATCGCGCCGTCGTCTCCGCGCTGGAGGAACGCGGCGTCCTCGACACCCGTTCCGGCCGCACCGCCGACGAAGCCGCCCGCGAGACCGGCGCGGCACTGGCCGGAGTCGCCGAGCCGATGCGCCGCGGCGCCTCACTGTTCGACGCGGTCCGCTACGGCGGCGCCGACGCGGTGGCCGCCGACGACGCCGCGCTGCGGTCGCTGGACGACGCCGTGGCCGCCGCCCGGCCGACGACCGGGGCGCCCACCGGGCCGACCCTGGCGGTGCCGTCGTGA
- the mtrA gene encoding MtrAB system response regulator MtrA has product MKGRVLIVDDDTALAEMLGIVLRGEGYEHAIITRGDDVLPAFREFKPDLVLLDLMLPGRDGIDVCKEIRAESGVPIVMLTAKSDTVDIVVGLESGADDYVVKPFKPKELVARVRARLRRTDDPKPETLQVGDVLIDVAGHSVKRDGTPISLTPLEFDLLACLARRPWQVFTREELLEKVWGYRHATDTRLVNVHVQRLRSKIEHDPERPEIVVTVRGVGYKAGPG; this is encoded by the coding sequence ATGAAAGGACGTGTGCTCATCGTCGACGACGACACCGCGTTGGCCGAGATGCTCGGAATCGTCCTGCGCGGGGAGGGCTACGAGCACGCGATCATCACTCGTGGTGACGACGTGCTGCCAGCGTTCCGGGAGTTCAAGCCCGACCTCGTGTTGCTCGATCTGATGCTCCCCGGCCGCGACGGCATCGACGTGTGCAAGGAGATCCGCGCCGAGTCAGGCGTGCCCATTGTCATGCTCACCGCCAAGAGTGACACCGTCGACATCGTCGTCGGTCTGGAATCCGGCGCCGACGACTACGTCGTCAAGCCGTTCAAGCCCAAGGAACTGGTCGCCCGGGTGCGGGCCAGGCTGCGCCGCACCGACGACCCGAAGCCCGAGACCCTGCAGGTCGGCGACGTCCTCATCGACGTGGCCGGGCACTCGGTCAAGCGTGACGGCACCCCCATCTCGCTGACGCCTCTGGAGTTCGATCTGCTGGCGTGCCTGGCGCGCAGGCCGTGGCAGGTGTTCACCCGTGAGGAGTTGCTCGAGAAGGTGTGGGGCTACCGCCACGCCACCGACACCCGGCTGGTGAACGTGCACGTGCAGCGCCTGCGCTCCAAGATCGAGCACGACCCGGAGCGTCCCGAGATCGTCGTGACCGTTCGTGGTGTGGGGTACAAGGCCGGCCCTGGGTGA